One window from the genome of Candidatus Melainabacteria bacterium encodes:
- a CDS encoding HlyD family secretion protein — MSQQLAISGIPNILPRTITTEVRESKIRDAQRAVPGVRDDVAEPEIKEERQKVGQQTTAAPAEAKDDALRSTVSTGQPNKKPTNHIKKALLISAAILALGGATVGGLRWYNYASTHEETDDAYTTAHMHAISSRINDTVAKVLVDDNEHVTAGQVLVLLDPRDYEVRVQSALAALKVAQHQAEAAQTSIKLSSTNAGGKTIEASGNVSNAVSMISKSQAAVLEARSAIPQAQAVLAERQAEEDRSEKDYIRFEKLAQQGAVSWQQRDQALRDFNVAKNATAAAQEDVKQAAAKLEQAEQSVSAARAQLVQSQGIAQQAEALHVQTQVDTSQYDVAKASIAQAQAQLSDAQLQLSYTKITSPVTGRVGKKSVEAGQRVQPGQQLMSVVADDLWVVANFKETQLEKIRKGEHVTVKIDSFPHQDFEGVVDSVSPGSGASFALLPPDNATGNFTKIVQRVPVKVRFDQSSIKGFEDLLVPGMSAVVNIAVK, encoded by the coding sequence ATGTCTCAACAGTTAGCAATTTCGGGAATACCGAACATTCTCCCCAGAACAATCACAACAGAAGTGCGGGAGTCGAAGATTCGTGACGCGCAGCGAGCCGTACCCGGTGTTAGAGATGACGTTGCCGAACCGGAGATAAAAGAAGAGCGTCAAAAGGTAGGGCAGCAAACCACTGCCGCCCCGGCAGAAGCGAAGGACGATGCTCTTAGATCAACAGTAAGCACAGGGCAGCCAAACAAAAAGCCGACAAATCATATAAAGAAAGCTTTGCTCATCAGCGCAGCAATCTTGGCGCTCGGCGGCGCGACCGTGGGCGGTTTGCGCTGGTACAACTATGCAAGCACGCATGAAGAGACCGATGATGCCTACACCACAGCCCACATGCATGCAATCAGCTCACGAATCAACGACACCGTAGCCAAAGTGCTGGTAGACGACAACGAACACGTTACAGCCGGGCAGGTGCTCGTTCTGCTGGACCCCCGCGATTACGAAGTACGCGTGCAGTCAGCTTTAGCTGCACTGAAAGTCGCTCAACATCAGGCGGAAGCAGCACAAACGTCAATCAAACTCTCTTCAACAAACGCCGGTGGAAAAACCATTGAAGCCAGTGGAAATGTTTCCAACGCCGTTTCAATGATTTCGAAATCACAGGCGGCAGTGCTGGAAGCCAGGTCCGCGATCCCGCAGGCTCAAGCGGTGCTTGCTGAAAGACAGGCTGAAGAAGACCGATCGGAAAAAGATTACATTCGTTTCGAAAAACTTGCTCAACAAGGTGCTGTTTCGTGGCAACAACGAGACCAGGCGCTTCGCGACTTCAATGTAGCGAAGAATGCCACCGCAGCCGCTCAAGAAGATGTAAAACAAGCAGCAGCAAAACTGGAGCAGGCCGAACAATCTGTTAGCGCAGCACGAGCACAACTGGTGCAGTCACAAGGAATTGCGCAGCAAGCTGAAGCACTGCATGTGCAAACTCAAGTTGATACAAGCCAGTATGACGTCGCAAAAGCCAGCATTGCTCAGGCTCAAGCACAATTGAGCGACGCCCAGTTGCAACTGTCTTATACGAAAATCACATCCCCCGTAACGGGCCGCGTCGGAAAGAAATCAGTCGAAGCAGGCCAGCGAGTACAGCCAGGTCAGCAGCTTATGAGCGTAGTCGCCGATGATTTGTGGGTTGTAGCAAATTTCAAAGAAACCCAGCTGGAAAAAATCCGCAAGGGAGAACACGTAACCGTCAAAATCGATTCATTTCCGCATCAAGATTTTGAAGGCGTAGTTGATAGTGTTTCGCCCGGTTCCGGCGCCAGTTTCGCCCTCTTGCCGCCCGACAACGCCACTGGAAACTTCACCAAGATCGTTCAACGTGTACCTGTAAAAGTCAGATTCGACCAATCTTCCATTAAAGGTTTCGAAGACCTGCTGGTGCCGGGAATGTCAGCCGTCGTAAACATCGCCGTGAAATAG
- a CDS encoding DHA2 family efflux MFS transporter permease subunit gives MSTATMSSSASATANATRESPVSLRSWLAVLGAALGAFMAVLDIQIVNSSLQDIQGALGATLDEGTWIATSYLVAEIVTIPLTPWLSKAFSTRLYVIVNGCFFILFSMLCAWAPDLNGMIICRALQGFTGGILIPMAFTIILTSLPPSKRPIGMAIFAITATFAPSIGPAIGGWLTDTYGWQYIFYLNVLPGILFVTTLWLTLPKEPLNLKLLKDGDWLGIISMASGLGCLEVVLEEGNRKDWFGNNMIVTLAIISALSLIIFFWRELTAKKPLINLKLLAERNFSLASVANTTLGFGLYGSVYIVPVYLAQIQGYSALQIGTTMMWLGLPQLLIIPLVPKLMTRVDPRLLLSIGISLFATSCLMNTNMTFLNAGDQLIPSLLVRALGQPLIMVPLSTLATSGIEGSQASSASALFNMMRNLGGSIGVALISTFVTRREQFHSSRIGESIHQASLTMQEHLNGLTQQLVARGVDAVTAHDQAIKIIDNTVRRESFVMAYNDSFLIMGATLLLSIIAIAFLKKPRGPAAAGVH, from the coding sequence ATGTCTACCGCAACAATGTCTTCTTCTGCCTCCGCCACCGCCAACGCCACCAGGGAATCGCCAGTCTCGCTGAGGAGCTGGCTGGCGGTCCTTGGTGCCGCTCTTGGCGCATTCATGGCAGTGCTAGATATTCAGATCGTAAACAGCTCGCTACAAGACATTCAAGGGGCGCTGGGAGCGACTCTCGATGAAGGAACCTGGATTGCCACATCATATCTAGTGGCAGAGATCGTCACCATTCCGCTGACGCCATGGCTGTCAAAAGCTTTTTCCACAAGGCTCTATGTCATAGTGAACGGCTGTTTTTTCATCCTCTTCTCGATGCTCTGTGCATGGGCTCCAGACTTAAATGGCATGATTATCTGCCGAGCTTTGCAGGGATTCACTGGCGGTATTCTCATACCGATGGCGTTCACAATTATTCTGACAAGCTTGCCGCCAAGCAAGCGCCCCATCGGCATGGCTATTTTCGCCATTACAGCAACATTCGCGCCATCGATCGGACCAGCGATCGGAGGCTGGCTTACAGACACTTACGGCTGGCAGTACATCTTCTACCTGAATGTACTTCCCGGCATACTCTTCGTCACTACTTTGTGGCTGACACTGCCCAAAGAACCGCTCAATCTCAAGTTGCTAAAAGACGGAGACTGGCTAGGCATCATCTCAATGGCGAGTGGTCTCGGTTGCCTTGAAGTCGTTTTAGAAGAAGGCAACAGAAAAGATTGGTTCGGCAACAACATGATTGTCACGCTCGCCATCATCTCCGCTCTATCGCTAATCATTTTCTTCTGGCGTGAATTGACGGCGAAGAAGCCGCTGATCAATCTGAAGTTACTCGCTGAGCGAAACTTCAGCCTGGCAAGTGTCGCCAATACGACACTTGGATTTGGGTTGTACGGATCGGTATACATAGTCCCTGTGTATCTGGCCCAAATACAAGGCTACAGTGCGCTGCAAATCGGAACGACAATGATGTGGCTTGGTTTACCGCAACTGCTGATTATTCCGCTGGTACCAAAACTGATGACCAGGGTAGACCCGCGTCTCTTGCTGAGTATAGGAATTTCGCTCTTTGCGACCAGCTGTCTGATGAATACAAATATGACATTCCTGAATGCAGGCGATCAGCTGATTCCGTCGCTGCTGGTGCGCGCCCTCGGGCAACCACTGATCATGGTACCGCTCTCAACACTGGCAACTTCCGGAATCGAAGGCAGCCAGGCGAGTTCCGCTTCTGCTCTGTTCAACATGATGCGTAACCTCGGCGGCTCAATAGGCGTCGCCTTGATTTCCACTTTCGTAACGCGACGTGAGCAATTCCATTCCAGCCGGATTGGTGAATCCATTCACCAGGCAAGCCTGACTATGCAAGAGCACCTCAACGGTTTGACACAACAACTGGTAGCCAGGGGTGTCGACGCCGTCACTGCTCATGATCAAGCAATCAAAATCATCGATAACACTGTTCGCCGGGAAAGCTTCGTAATGGCTTACAACGACTCATTCTTAATCATGGGCGCAACACTCTTGCTGAGCATCATCGCTATCGCATTTCTCAAAAAACCGCGAGGTCCTGCGGCGGCGGGCGTTCACTAA
- a CDS encoding sulfurtransferase, translated as MNILNVAAYKFIGIPDREKLQPILQEKCEQLKLKGTILLADEGINLTLAGGEAPVRAFLSYLATDEIFAHRFNDLEIKESFSEHQPFGKMVVRMPKEIITMRHPMIRPESGRAATIEPKTLKKWLAQGHDDGGREVVLLDTRNNYEVKVGTFEGAIDFDIVNFSQFPECVQESLAKEENPLKEKTIVTFCTGGIRCEKAALYMNELNLPNVYQLHGGILNYFEQVGGDHWNGECFVFDERVAVDPQLKPTKHDYGKQAEKIYRSPAVDK; from the coding sequence ATGAATATTCTGAACGTCGCAGCGTATAAATTCATTGGTATTCCCGACAGAGAAAAGTTGCAGCCGATCCTCCAGGAAAAGTGCGAGCAACTAAAGCTGAAAGGCACCATTCTGCTGGCGGACGAAGGAATCAATCTGACCCTGGCGGGTGGCGAAGCACCGGTGCGAGCTTTCCTTTCTTATCTGGCAACGGACGAGATTTTTGCGCATCGCTTCAATGATCTGGAAATAAAAGAAAGCTTTTCAGAGCATCAACCTTTCGGCAAAATGGTAGTGAGAATGCCGAAAGAGATAATCACTATGCGACATCCGATGATTCGCCCTGAATCAGGACGAGCTGCGACTATCGAACCCAAAACTCTGAAAAAATGGCTTGCACAGGGGCACGACGACGGCGGTCGCGAAGTCGTGCTTCTAGACACGCGCAATAATTACGAAGTCAAAGTCGGAACGTTCGAAGGCGCAATCGATTTTGATATCGTCAACTTCAGCCAATTTCCAGAGTGCGTGCAAGAGTCGCTTGCCAAAGAGGAAAATCCGCTCAAAGAAAAAACGATCGTCACGTTTTGCACTGGAGGCATTCGCTGCGAAAAAGCGGCTCTCTACATGAACGAGTTGAACCTTCCCAATGTATATCAATTGCATGGCGGCATACTCAATTATTTCGAGCAAGTAGGCGGTGACCATTGGAATGGCGAATGTTTCGTTTTCGATGAGCGCGTCGCCGTTGATCCACAATTGAAACCGACCAAGCACGACTACGGCAAGCAAGCAGAAAAGATCTATCGCAGTCCAGCCGTCGACAAATAG